A single Cryptococcus deuterogattii R265 chromosome 2, complete sequence DNA region contains:
- a CDS encoding ATP synthase F1 delta subunit: MPAIARQLVARGYATAAAAVKAPLQLNSLTGTYATSTYLAALKKSPKDLEALAKDVEAFDKKIKDDAKLAAFIQNPTLSASERSAALSSVVPSGASPILSNLLSVLSENGRLSSAPKVFADFNSLMAAYRGELEVVVTSAEPLDSKSLNRLEKALKSTEIAQGKTLKVANRVNASVLGGLLVDFGDKTIDLSASSKVNRFNAALTQGV; this comes from the exons ATGCCTGCCATCGCCCGCCAGCTCGTTGCCAGGGGATACGCCAcggccgccgccgccgtcAAG GCCCCCCTCCAGCTCAACTCCCTCACCGGCACCTATGCCACCTCCACCTACCTCGCCGCGCTGAAAAAGTCCCCCAAGGACCTCGAGGCACTCGCAAAGGACGTCGAGGCCTTtgacaagaagatcaaggacgACGCAAAGCTTGCCGCCTTCATCC AAAACCCCACCCTTTCTGCTTCCGAGCGATCCGCCGCCCTCTCGTCCGTCGTCCCCTCCGGCGCATcccccatcctctccaacctcctctccgTCCTCTCCGAGAATGGCCGTCTCTCGTCCGCGCCCAAGGTCTTTGCCGACTTCAACTCCCTCATGGCTGCCTACAGGGGTGAGCTCGAGGTCGTCGTCACCAGTGCCGAGCCCCTCGACTCCAAGTCTCTGAACAGGTTGGAAAAGGCTTTGAAGAGCACCGAGATTGCGCAGGGCAAGACGTTGAAGGTTGCCAACAGG GTCAACGCTAGCGTTCTTGGTGGTCTCCTCGTCGACTTTGGAGACAAGACTA TCGACctttctgcttct
- a CDS encoding transcriptional activator hap2, protein MAASLPIFHLLPDHHSSYPPSPTFSDPAFSAQYDSSFPANIDLSKSNHHPLNSYSFPTPSGTSAPPQYASRHIPSYPNLVPPNFSRGSYSAVQGGQDPTAFLDLDLSQPGPSTYHRQQPQTQTQSQPQHQSTAHHYRQPDHDYVHSDAEDDESLVQVKEETQDEQQEGDAQGVDDMDSEEPLYVNAKQYHRILKRRMARARLEELNRLVRSRKPYLHESRHRHACSRPRGKGGRFLTAEEIETLKRQEAEKESKGEEAAQVSA, encoded by the exons ATGGCAGCCTccctccccatcttccacctcctcccggACCACCATTCCTCCTACCCGCCCTCCCCTACCTTTTCAGATCCGGCGTTCTCCGCACAGTACGACTCGTCGTTCCCCGCCAACATTGACCTCTCCAAGTCCAACCACCACC CCCTCAACAGCTATTCCTTCCCCACGCCCTCGGGCACATCAGCGCCGCCCCAGTACGCCAGCCGCCACATCCCTTCTTACCCCAACCTCGTCCCGCCCAACTTTTCTCGCGGCTCGTACTCTGCTGTGCAAGGCGGCCAGGATCCCACGGCATTCCTTGATCTCGACCTCTCTCAGCCCGGTCCATCCACGTACCACCGACAGCAGCCCCAGACACAGACACAGTCCCAGCCACAGCATCAGTCCACGGCACATCACTACCGGCAACCCGACCACGACTATGTCCACAGTGATGCAGAGGACGACGAATCTCTTGTTcaggtgaaagaagagacgcAGGATGAACAGCAGGAAGGAGACGCGCAAGGCGTCGACGATATGGACAGTGAGGAGCCATTGTACGTCAACGCCAAGCAGTACCACCGGATACTCAAGCGGAGAATGGCGAGGGCCAGGTTGGAAGAATTGAACAGGCTCGTGAGATCCCGCAAG CCCTATCTACACGAATCGCGTCATCGCCATGCATGTTCTCGACCACGGGGTAAGGGTGGACGTTTCCTCACCGCcgaggagattgagacACTCAAGCGACAAGAAGCTGAAAAGGAGTCAAAGGGCGAAGAAGCAGCCCAAGTCTCTGCGTAA